Proteins encoded in a region of the Cytobacillus pseudoceanisediminis genome:
- a CDS encoding fumarylacetoacetate hydrolase family protein, whose product MKLITFKDKDGTIKSGWIEKEQVFDMEKASGGKLPGSILGFLERFEENYKLASHIADLDHLGTYKLDDIKLLAPLPNPRSVRDFMAFEGHIATIAAKKGENVVPEWYEIPVFYFTNHHAITGPNQKIQRPAQCSELDYELEIACIIGREGRNIRAEQADDYIAGYTILNDWSARDLQMREMKAGLGPAKGKDFATSIGPYIVTKDELEEFRDGDRLNLEMTARVNGKQLSKGNFKHIHHSFGRMIERASSEATLYPGDIIGSGTVSTGCILELGTDIQNWLQPGDIVELEITGLGKLTNEIM is encoded by the coding sequence TTGAAACTAATAACCTTTAAAGACAAGGACGGGACAATTAAATCAGGGTGGATAGAGAAAGAACAAGTTTTTGATATGGAAAAGGCAAGCGGGGGTAAACTGCCTGGCTCAATACTTGGTTTTCTGGAACGGTTTGAAGAAAACTATAAACTCGCTAGCCATATTGCTGACCTTGATCATTTGGGTACGTACAAACTGGACGATATTAAACTTTTAGCGCCTTTGCCGAACCCTAGAAGTGTGCGGGATTTTATGGCATTTGAAGGCCATATCGCGACTATAGCAGCCAAAAAAGGGGAAAATGTTGTGCCAGAATGGTATGAGATTCCGGTGTTTTACTTTACGAATCACCATGCCATTACAGGGCCGAATCAGAAAATTCAGCGCCCGGCCCAATGCAGTGAACTGGATTATGAATTGGAAATTGCTTGTATCATAGGCAGAGAAGGCAGAAATATAAGAGCTGAACAAGCTGATGATTATATAGCAGGGTACACCATTTTGAATGACTGGTCTGCACGTGATCTGCAAATGAGGGAAATGAAGGCGGGATTAGGACCAGCCAAAGGCAAGGACTTTGCTACATCGATTGGACCGTATATTGTGACAAAGGATGAATTGGAAGAATTCCGCGATGGAGATAGATTAAACCTGGAAATGACAGCTAGAGTTAATGGAAAGCAGCTGTCTAAGGGAAACTTCAAACATATTCATCATTCATTTGGACGAATGATTGAGCGGGCGTCCTCGGAGGCTACCCTATATCCTGGAGATATCATTGGTTCAGGTACTGTTAGTACGGGCTGTATCCTGGAATTAGGAACGGATATTCAAAATTGGCTTCAGCCTGGGGACATAGTGGAACTTGAAATTACCGGTTTGGGTAAACTCACCAATGAGATTATGTAA